A single region of the Novipirellula aureliae genome encodes:
- a CDS encoding tetratricopeptide repeat protein produces MKRVINSKLLLILTALAIGTVAAIAGLHHLQSGRSGALFLQEARKSVENDQVERALRSYRSHLRLQPDSTEGRRELASLLLAIGDFNGALEELETLLRVDESNQAARRDAASAAVSLGRYTDANEHLRRLANREADGELLLWEARCKQAANQYREAETAYRQSIEREPDRLETYFRLALLLTDELDQPDSADAVMDELITNNPTSSDAHLQVAQYLQSVSEKYRKEGHSSVAIEKSNDALRMASKAVSLDQTSLPALLLLASCEFQQKDTDLARKHVETAQKVDPTSPQTYLMLSDIETAVDRRRKAIDWLEQGIASVASNSGKQALLVRLANLQLDEKQLDKVPSSIEQLRFLKADPATIAYLEGRIAVINEAWDDAMLRLESARLAFVNSPDRLKKIDFLLGKSFQATHQFEQAVTAQRRAIGMDPQWVQPRLALVELYDLQGQPDDAYKELQELMRLPSAPAEGWTLLARRCVEQNYRLPNKERDWVTAVQFVERAETANPTSVEIALLRAEIYRAQGQIEKAESFLSETVSSMSNRESDDSGNFDTAMRTLSIAACKIAIEKQDWQQAEEILHRAEQDCPDDLLIMTFRATLLASRYRDQATKPLTELLADASVLSAQQQQELKLHVTRLALNINLMPLSKQLFHELVESGLKNEDVWTVGLQIANATNDSQLLSETLGQLKSAQGETGLWHLAESKQQIDLQTKSNQPNYDKALQHLADAEKQMPRSPAPLLMKADIALRQDDPKAAIESLTKAIERGDRSATTLRNSIVLLHRTGDYDRADELIHLIDDANLSRMDGLGRTASMVSANRNDYVRALMIARQTANVSSDYRDILWLGQLAARCSNREEFGLQRSALRGEAEAAFRQAVELSPAEPQPCLSLVALLVEEERKEDAVRLVDELQQSPLSKSNPLAMARMHELIGNSDRAKNVLENAVAEPPNDETMLRAAAEFFLRQNQHDDAEAMLQRLMELSSVSNDTLQWSRRQLALMKSGSGGEKSTDDAIKLVNLNLAANPESVPDLRTRAMILSSQLKSSGRSQAISSWRSLVAKREGVFPEDHFQLARLLVDTGNWLEASKEIRSAIALSTDPLNRARYIGQYIAWQAERNELPDAKLWLDRLEEMEGAEQIAARLRVEWLARNGDHEMAVRLMRDQSESVDAKNVVPLTRWMESVASLVSDNENEAYLSVVEQTLREASQQDRERRFDLARVLMERGEDPDSIIDLLEETTIQEDELNLAVPILDQLVRSSQLEKRQLERVEKKVGDWIASYGNSSQLEMVKASTRTAQGDHQKARDTYRAILSREPNNLVALNNLAVSLSEDDASLLEAVEFSNRSLAIAGRNPAVLDTRAVIELSRGNATKALELMKEATRVLGTNDPVYLLHRAIAYLRVGEKAKAIEDYQLALSNHLQVQNLGRRDQQWQIELEAAL; encoded by the coding sequence ATGAAACGCGTTATCAATTCCAAATTGCTGCTGATCCTTACAGCGTTGGCCATAGGAACGGTTGCAGCAATCGCTGGCCTTCATCACTTGCAATCGGGCCGCAGTGGTGCGTTGTTCTTGCAGGAGGCACGTAAATCCGTCGAGAATGACCAAGTTGAACGTGCTCTGCGTAGCTACCGATCGCATCTTCGTTTGCAACCCGATTCCACGGAAGGACGCCGCGAGTTAGCTTCTTTGCTATTGGCAATTGGCGACTTCAATGGGGCACTCGAAGAGCTCGAAACCCTATTAAGGGTGGACGAGTCGAACCAAGCGGCGCGTCGCGATGCGGCAAGTGCGGCGGTTTCATTGGGACGTTATACTGACGCTAACGAGCACCTTCGTCGACTAGCTAATCGTGAAGCGGATGGGGAACTTCTACTTTGGGAAGCTCGCTGCAAACAAGCCGCCAACCAGTATCGAGAAGCCGAGACCGCCTATCGTCAATCCATCGAAAGGGAACCAGACCGATTGGAAACCTACTTTCGGCTCGCTCTGCTTTTGACAGACGAACTCGATCAGCCCGACTCAGCCGATGCCGTCATGGATGAGTTGATTACAAACAACCCAACGTCTTCGGATGCGCATTTGCAGGTAGCACAATACTTACAGAGTGTTTCGGAAAAGTATCGCAAAGAAGGTCACTCATCGGTCGCGATCGAAAAATCCAACGATGCTTTGCGGATGGCATCCAAAGCAGTCTCGCTTGATCAAACCAGTCTGCCCGCGCTGTTGTTATTGGCGAGTTGTGAGTTCCAGCAGAAAGACACGGACCTTGCCCGAAAGCATGTTGAGACCGCTCAAAAGGTCGATCCGACTTCGCCACAAACGTATCTGATGCTCTCAGACATTGAAACGGCTGTGGATAGACGGCGAAAGGCAATCGATTGGCTTGAGCAAGGTATAGCAAGTGTTGCCTCCAATTCGGGCAAGCAAGCGTTGTTGGTTAGGCTTGCCAATCTACAGCTCGATGAGAAACAACTGGACAAAGTTCCCAGTTCCATTGAACAACTACGGTTTCTGAAGGCCGATCCTGCCACCATTGCTTACCTAGAAGGACGCATTGCCGTCATCAACGAGGCTTGGGATGACGCCATGCTGCGTCTCGAGTCGGCTCGGCTGGCGTTCGTCAATAGCCCAGACCGATTGAAAAAGATCGATTTCTTACTCGGTAAGTCTTTTCAGGCAACCCATCAATTTGAACAGGCGGTAACGGCGCAGCGTCGTGCCATCGGCATGGATCCTCAATGGGTCCAACCACGTTTAGCGTTAGTCGAATTGTATGACTTGCAAGGTCAACCGGACGATGCTTACAAGGAATTACAAGAATTGATGCGTCTACCATCGGCACCAGCCGAAGGGTGGACATTATTGGCTCGTCGCTGTGTTGAGCAGAACTACCGTTTACCAAACAAGGAACGAGACTGGGTGACAGCGGTTCAATTTGTCGAGCGGGCTGAGACAGCGAACCCGACGAGTGTTGAGATCGCTCTTCTACGTGCCGAGATCTATCGCGCACAGGGGCAGATCGAGAAAGCCGAGAGCTTCCTCAGTGAAACAGTATCGAGCATGTCCAATCGAGAAAGCGATGATAGCGGGAATTTCGATACAGCGATGCGAACACTTTCAATTGCAGCTTGCAAGATCGCTATCGAAAAACAGGATTGGCAGCAGGCAGAAGAAATACTCCATCGGGCTGAACAGGATTGTCCAGACGATTTACTGATTATGACGTTTCGGGCTACTTTGCTGGCGTCTCGATACCGTGACCAAGCGACGAAGCCACTTACCGAACTGCTCGCCGATGCCTCCGTCTTGTCAGCCCAGCAGCAGCAAGAATTAAAACTGCACGTAACGAGGCTAGCACTCAATATCAATTTGATGCCGCTAAGCAAACAGTTGTTTCACGAACTAGTCGAGTCGGGGTTGAAGAATGAGGATGTCTGGACCGTAGGGCTGCAAATTGCCAACGCCACGAATGACTCACAATTGCTGTCCGAGACACTTGGGCAACTGAAATCGGCTCAAGGTGAAACGGGCCTCTGGCATCTGGCGGAATCCAAGCAGCAGATTGATCTTCAAACGAAGTCGAATCAGCCAAACTATGACAAGGCACTTCAACATTTAGCGGATGCAGAAAAGCAGATGCCGAGGTCGCCGGCACCGTTGTTGATGAAAGCGGATATCGCGCTTCGCCAAGACGACCCCAAAGCTGCGATCGAATCGCTCACGAAAGCAATCGAACGAGGGGATCGATCGGCGACGACACTTCGCAACTCCATCGTCCTGTTACATCGGACGGGTGACTACGATCGTGCCGATGAATTGATTCATTTGATCGACGATGCAAATCTTTCGCGAATGGACGGGCTCGGTCGAACCGCGTCGATGGTTTCCGCCAACCGAAACGATTACGTCCGGGCGTTAATGATAGCCCGTCAGACCGCAAACGTTTCATCCGATTATCGTGACATTCTGTGGCTTGGTCAATTGGCGGCTCGTTGCAGCAACCGTGAGGAGTTCGGGTTGCAGCGTTCCGCACTGCGAGGTGAAGCGGAAGCTGCGTTTCGGCAGGCGGTCGAGTTGTCTCCCGCTGAGCCCCAGCCCTGTCTAAGTCTCGTTGCGTTACTTGTCGAAGAGGAACGTAAAGAGGATGCTGTGCGACTTGTTGACGAGCTTCAACAATCGCCGCTATCGAAATCGAATCCGCTGGCGATGGCTCGAATGCACGAGCTGATCGGGAACTCGGATCGAGCAAAGAATGTTCTGGAGAACGCAGTGGCTGAACCGCCCAACGATGAAACCATGCTACGGGCGGCAGCTGAATTCTTCCTGAGACAAAATCAGCACGATGACGCTGAAGCAATGCTGCAAAGGCTGATGGAACTCAGCTCGGTCAGCAACGACACCTTGCAATGGTCTCGCCGACAGTTGGCACTGATGAAATCGGGTAGCGGCGGGGAAAAGAGTACGGACGATGCGATCAAATTGGTGAATTTGAATTTGGCCGCCAATCCTGAAAGCGTACCCGACTTGCGAACCCGAGCCATGATTTTAAGCTCGCAACTTAAATCGTCAGGTCGATCGCAGGCGATTTCGAGTTGGCGTTCGCTTGTAGCAAAGCGCGAAGGGGTTTTCCCAGAGGATCATTTTCAGCTTGCACGATTGCTAGTCGACACAGGCAATTGGCTCGAGGCATCCAAAGAGATTCGCAGTGCCATTGCGCTGAGTACCGACCCGTTAAACCGTGCTCGCTACATCGGTCAATACATCGCTTGGCAAGCCGAACGCAACGAATTGCCCGATGCGAAATTGTGGCTAGATCGGTTGGAGGAGATGGAAGGTGCTGAGCAGATCGCGGCCCGCCTACGTGTCGAGTGGCTTGCGAGAAATGGCGATCATGAAATGGCGGTTCGCTTGATGAGAGACCAATCCGAAAGCGTCGACGCCAAGAACGTGGTCCCATTGACCCGTTGGATGGAATCGGTCGCGTCATTGGTATCCGACAATGAAAACGAAGCGTATTTGTCCGTCGTCGAACAAACGCTTCGCGAAGCATCGCAGCAGGACCGAGAACGTCGCTTTGATCTGGCTCGAGTTCTGATGGAACGCGGTGAGGATCCCGATTCAATCATCGACTTGTTAGAAGAAACGACGATACAAGAGGACGAGTTAAACCTAGCGGTTCCAATCCTTGATCAACTCGTTCGCTCGAGCCAGCTTGAGAAAAGGCAATTGGAAAGGGTAGAGAAAAAGGTAGGCGACTGGATCGCTTCGTACGGCAATTCCTCGCAACTCGAAATGGTAAAAGCGTCCACCCGAACAGCGCAGGGCGACCACCAGAAGGCCCGTGATACCTATCGGGCTATTTTGAGCCGAGAGCCAAACAATTTGGTAGCCCTTAACAACTTGGCCGTCTCGCTCAGCGAAGACGATGCGAGTTTGCTGGAAGCCGTCGAATTTTCAAACCGAAGTTTGGCCATTGCAGGGCGAAACCCGGCCGTCCTTGATACTCGCGCCGTGATTGAATTGTCACGAGGCAACGCCACGAAAGCCCTTGAACTAATGAAGGAGGCCACTCGCGTTTTAGGGACAAACGATCCTGTCTACCTATTGCACCGAGCCATTGCTTATCTACGAGTCGGCGAAAAGGCCAAGGCAATCGAAGACTACCAACTTGCACTGTCGAATCATTTGCAGGTGCAAAACCTGGGGCGTCGAGATCAGCAATGGCAGATAGAACTCGAAGCGGCGTTGTGA
- a CDS encoding SDR family NAD(P)-dependent oxidoreductase: protein MNIPNEQRRVLVSGGTRGLGLAITRQLASDGYQVIATGRRLSQPLAELMERSVPGQVHFVEIDLANRIQIRETVRSLTRDGKHLYGLVNNAALGHAGVLGTMHESEISGLINVNLLGTILLTKHASRSMLLNRCGRIINIASIIGHTGFSGLSVYAATKSGLLGFTKSLARELGKAGITVNSVSPGYMQTDMTSTIDDDNLATIKRRSPLGRLASVEEVAASVAFLLGDSANSITGTDLVVDAGSTA, encoded by the coding sequence ATGAATATACCCAACGAACAACGACGTGTATTGGTCAGTGGCGGGACGCGCGGGCTAGGGTTGGCGATTACTCGTCAATTGGCGAGCGATGGCTATCAGGTGATCGCAACGGGGCGACGTCTAAGTCAACCGCTCGCTGAACTGATGGAAAGATCGGTTCCCGGCCAAGTCCATTTTGTAGAGATCGACCTTGCGAACAGAATTCAAATTCGCGAAACCGTCCGCAGCCTCACTCGCGATGGCAAACATCTTTATGGACTGGTTAACAATGCGGCACTCGGACACGCTGGCGTTTTGGGAACCATGCATGAATCGGAAATATCGGGGTTGATCAATGTCAACTTGTTGGGAACGATTTTATTGACCAAACACGCAAGTCGTTCGATGCTACTGAATCGCTGCGGACGGATCATCAACATTGCCTCCATTATCGGTCATACGGGATTCAGTGGACTCTCCGTCTATGCGGCGACGAAATCAGGACTACTGGGGTTCACCAAATCACTGGCCCGCGAACTTGGTAAAGCTGGCATAACGGTCAATAGTGTATCACCTGGATACATGCAAACGGACATGACATCGACGATCGATGACGATAACTTGGCGACCATCAAACGTCGTAGTCCGTTGGGGCGTTTGGCATCGGTCGAAGAGGTAGCCGCCTCAGTGGCATTCTTACTAGGCGATTCGGCCAACTCGATCACCGGCACCGATTTAGTGGTCGACGCCGGAAGCACCGCATAG
- a CDS encoding class I adenylate-forming enzyme family protein has protein sequence MSLQENLKRLEPTRVLWRQPIAGSTSSGDLTEWLRSSHNFFREFDNHRVALIADHDVDLAKLMVALDGRCEQILILPSTSDSSLIASMVAKARSDVVIAAGNPLPLQTIGVRVVSADEAIQTSIANGSQYDLPLRPSRWLLPTSGTTGTPKLIPHSFRSLTRSTKMDVRVGAKYAWGSLYNLRSFAGLQVFLQSWMAGSSYLFCDHHETWQQRIVQIGQLGCNALSATPTMWRMLLMSTDIRKLPLQQITLGGEIADQSILDSLRDLFPKAKMVHVYASTETGVGFVVRDGRAGFPASFIDPSPGRVPIQVDDDGHLLVGTGQEADRWIDSGDLVERVGDRYLFRGRANGVINVGGRKVHPSHVENILQCYPGVEIARAYAHKNPFTGSLVAAEVVVQDGIQVDLQAKLIAHCRERLEPYQVPVKIDVVHSIPLSSSGKLRRDARQSKFPGPLRIANKQVTSQRPVS, from the coding sequence ATGTCCCTACAAGAAAATCTGAAACGCCTCGAGCCGACTCGGGTGCTTTGGCGACAACCGATCGCCGGTTCGACATCGTCGGGCGACCTGACCGAATGGCTCCGATCGTCGCATAATTTTTTTCGCGAATTCGATAACCATCGAGTCGCGTTGATTGCGGATCATGACGTAGATCTAGCGAAGTTAATGGTCGCTTTGGATGGACGGTGTGAGCAAATTTTAATTCTGCCGTCGACATCCGATAGCAGCCTGATTGCTTCAATGGTTGCGAAAGCCAGATCCGACGTTGTCATTGCCGCTGGAAATCCATTGCCGTTGCAAACGATTGGTGTCCGCGTCGTTTCTGCGGATGAGGCGATACAAACATCAATCGCAAATGGATCACAATACGATTTGCCGCTCCGACCGTCCCGGTGGTTGCTACCAACATCGGGAACAACCGGTACTCCCAAATTGATTCCCCACTCATTTCGCTCACTGACTCGGTCGACGAAAATGGACGTCCGCGTCGGAGCAAAGTATGCATGGGGATCGCTATACAATTTACGCAGCTTTGCCGGGCTACAAGTCTTTCTGCAAAGTTGGATGGCCGGATCAAGCTACTTGTTTTGTGACCACCACGAAACTTGGCAGCAACGGATCGTGCAGATTGGACAACTTGGATGCAACGCCCTGTCAGCGACGCCAACGATGTGGCGTATGTTGCTCATGTCAACCGACATTCGCAAATTGCCACTTCAGCAAATCACGCTTGGAGGTGAAATCGCAGATCAATCGATTCTTGATTCGTTACGGGATCTATTTCCAAAGGCAAAGATGGTTCATGTCTATGCGTCCACCGAGACAGGCGTTGGATTTGTCGTTCGTGATGGGCGAGCAGGTTTTCCAGCTAGCTTCATTGATCCGTCGCCCGGTAGAGTGCCAATCCAAGTTGACGACGACGGTCATTTGTTGGTTGGTACTGGCCAGGAGGCGGATCGCTGGATCGATTCGGGAGACTTGGTCGAACGGGTCGGCGATCGATATCTGTTCCGAGGTCGTGCCAACGGGGTGATCAACGTGGGGGGACGCAAGGTTCATCCCAGCCACGTTGAAAACATACTTCAATGCTATCCAGGCGTGGAAATAGCACGCGCGTACGCTCACAAGAATCCCTTCACGGGCTCGCTCGTTGCAGCAGAGGTTGTCGTTCAAGATGGGATTCAAGTTGATCTTCAAGCAAAACTGATAGCCCATTGCCGTGAAAGATTGGAACCCTATCAAGTTCCTGTGAAAATCGATGTTGTTCATTCAATACCGTTGTCGAGCTCAGGCAAACTGCGGCGAGATGCCAGGCAATCAAAATTTCCGGGACCGCTGAGGATCGCTAACAAACAAGTCACTTCACAGAGGCCCGTATCATGA
- a CDS encoding phosphopantetheine-binding protein yields the protein MKPRDIILRTIHQVAKDSNKELEPNLDDNSVLLQIGLDSLDFAIVIAKLEQVFDLDPFALMEEAVYPRTLGDLVRVYEQERMKAC from the coding sequence ATGAAGCCCCGTGACATCATCCTTCGCACCATTCATCAGGTTGCGAAGGACAGTAATAAAGAACTGGAACCGAATTTGGACGACAATAGCGTGCTATTGCAGATCGGACTTGACTCGCTTGATTTCGCAATCGTCATTGCAAAGTTGGAGCAGGTTTTCGACTTGGATCCGTTTGCGTTAATGGAGGAAGCCGTTTACCCACGAACGTTAGGCGACCTGGTTCGCGTTTATGAACAAGAGCGAATGAAAGCCTGTTAG
- a CDS encoding DegT/DnrJ/EryC1/StrS family aminotransferase — protein sequence MSERVYLSAPHMSERERELLIDAFDSNWVAPIGPHVDAFETEFASVVGAKHAVATSSGTAALHVALRILGVQHGDDVLVSTFTFVASANSICYQLANPVFIDSERETWNMDPQLLEKELKRSHRVGKLPKAIMVVDMNGQCANYQSILQLARMYDVPVIEDAAEALGATYQCRPAGSFGDISCFSFNGNKIITTSGGGMLTCNSEAWAQRAKYLITQARQPAPHYEHTEVGYNYRMSNLLAAVGRGQLSVLPNRVGRRRAIFKRYQDELADLPGISFMPEPENCESTRWLTSILVNPDIFGADREAIRLKLESLNIESRPLWKPMHLQPAFAKYRSVTNGVSEILFRDGLSLPSGSAMSEKDQASVIACIRSLRASTISRVHKPKVPASPREADLAIG from the coding sequence ATGTCTGAACGTGTCTACCTCTCGGCGCCTCACATGAGTGAACGCGAGCGAGAACTGCTGATCGACGCCTTTGATTCCAATTGGGTTGCCCCGATCGGACCCCATGTCGATGCTTTTGAAACCGAGTTTGCAAGTGTTGTCGGCGCGAAGCATGCTGTTGCAACGAGTAGCGGAACAGCCGCTCTTCATGTTGCACTGAGGATTCTTGGAGTTCAGCACGGTGACGACGTATTGGTTTCGACCTTCACGTTCGTGGCTTCGGCAAACTCGATTTGTTACCAGCTTGCAAACCCGGTCTTCATCGATAGTGAACGAGAAACCTGGAACATGGATCCACAACTCCTGGAAAAGGAACTGAAACGATCACATCGAGTAGGCAAGCTGCCGAAGGCGATAATGGTAGTCGATATGAATGGGCAATGTGCCAACTACCAATCGATATTACAGTTGGCACGAATGTATGATGTTCCAGTGATCGAAGATGCGGCTGAAGCCCTCGGTGCGACCTATCAGTGTCGACCCGCAGGTTCCTTTGGCGACATTTCCTGTTTCTCATTCAATGGGAATAAGATTATTACCACAAGCGGCGGTGGAATGTTGACATGCAATTCCGAAGCTTGGGCTCAGCGTGCAAAATACTTGATCACTCAAGCTCGCCAACCGGCCCCGCATTACGAGCACACCGAAGTTGGCTATAATTATCGCATGAGCAACTTGTTGGCGGCTGTAGGGCGAGGGCAATTGTCCGTTCTACCCAATCGAGTCGGTCGACGGAGGGCAATCTTTAAACGATACCAGGATGAACTTGCCGATCTTCCTGGAATTTCGTTCATGCCCGAGCCCGAAAACTGCGAATCCACTCGTTGGTTAACCTCGATTCTGGTCAACCCAGACATTTTCGGCGCCGATCGCGAGGCGATACGTTTAAAGCTCGAATCGCTCAACATCGAGTCGCGACCGCTGTGGAAGCCAATGCACTTGCAGCCGGCTTTTGCAAAGTATCGCTCTGTTACGAATGGAGTCTCTGAAATATTGTTTCGGGACGGCCTTTCATTGCCAAGCGGTTCGGCGATGAGCGAGAAGGATCAAGCATCCGTGATCGCTTGCATTCGTTCTCTCCGTGCTAGCACGATCTCCCGAGTGCACAAACCAAAGGTTCCAGCGTCGCCGCGTGAAGCTGATTTGGCGATCGGCTGA
- a CDS encoding sugar transferase, which yields MMKRTIDLIGSSILIVLLAPVLLTIGVAVIVFLGRPVLFRQVRPGLRGKPFTLLKFRTMKDAVDRNGVPLPDEERMTGLGRFLRSTSLDELPELFNVLQGEMSFVGPRPLLMDYLKYYTAEEQRRHDVRPGITGWAQVNGRNRIDWDRRFRLDVWYVDNQSYWLDLKILAMTFWKVFLREDIAAEGHVTMPAFDGRPAAKMESPSETKKPSTQTDLHAVANTPHLNK from the coding sequence ATGATGAAGCGAACGATTGACTTAATCGGAAGCTCGATACTGATCGTGCTGTTGGCACCCGTACTGCTAACCATCGGCGTTGCCGTCATTGTCTTCCTTGGTAGACCCGTCTTGTTTCGGCAAGTTCGTCCGGGGCTGCGAGGCAAGCCGTTTACCTTGCTGAAGTTTCGGACCATGAAAGATGCCGTTGATCGTAACGGAGTCCCGCTACCGGACGAAGAACGGATGACCGGTCTGGGAAGATTCCTTCGCTCGACCAGTTTGGATGAACTTCCCGAACTGTTCAACGTGCTTCAGGGCGAGATGAGCTTCGTGGGGCCCCGTCCACTACTGATGGATTACCTGAAGTACTATACGGCCGAAGAGCAGCGGCGTCATGATGTTCGTCCTGGAATCACCGGTTGGGCCCAAGTCAACGGACGAAACCGCATTGATTGGGACCGGCGGTTTCGTTTGGACGTGTGGTATGTGGACAATCAATCGTATTGGCTTGACCTCAAGATTCTAGCGATGACGTTCTGGAAGGTATTCTTGCGAGAAGACATTGCGGCGGAGGGACATGTGACCATGCCGGCATTTGATGGCAGACCGGCTGCAAAAATGGAATCACCATCCGAGACGAAAAAACCGTCCACTCAAACCGATCTGCACGCCGTCGCTAATACGCCGCATCTGAATAAATAG
- a CDS encoding glycosyltransferase family 4 protein, producing MKPQLSRKICIVVSVPATAKVLMLDQLRWLVGQGHDVTIVSSPGQDLEEIRKRIPVHIFEVGMHRGISPQRDLVSISRLLAYFIRNRFDVIHCHTPKGALVGIIAATLSLHRNRIYTLHGLRYETCTGRKRRCLEWIEKLVCNLSTKVICVSSGVLKIAIDDRLCSEAKLCIIGNGSFNGIDVKKYRLANEQTDSQAVRRELGIPIAATVVGFVGRFTKDKGITDLLSALEIARSQVAELHCVLLGDWDQSDPVDPVTRSRIDAEPWIHTQGNVDRPEQWYPVFDFLALPSYREGFPTVVLEAAAAGIPTIGYRATGTSDAIEDQSTGILVTVADWGAMADAMVLLSHNRKLRNKLGQNAQQRMERDFRPETIWDELQGIYSESSKQSRWKQRNQSLSASAYIGRNLDSERTV from the coding sequence ATGAAACCTCAGCTTTCCAGGAAGATCTGTATTGTCGTATCGGTTCCGGCAACCGCCAAAGTCTTGATGCTTGATCAGCTACGCTGGTTGGTAGGCCAGGGTCATGACGTCACGATTGTCTCTTCACCTGGACAGGACCTGGAAGAGATTCGTAAACGGATCCCGGTCCACATCTTCGAAGTTGGGATGCATCGCGGCATTAGTCCGCAACGGGATCTCGTGTCCATTTCGCGTTTGCTCGCTTACTTCATTCGCAATCGCTTCGATGTAATTCATTGCCATACCCCCAAGGGCGCCCTGGTGGGTATCATTGCGGCAACGCTCTCGTTACATCGCAATCGAATCTACACGCTTCATGGCCTTCGCTACGAAACATGCACTGGACGCAAGCGTCGTTGTCTAGAATGGATTGAGAAATTGGTCTGCAATCTAAGCACAAAGGTGATTTGTGTCAGCTCCGGCGTCCTAAAAATCGCCATCGATGATCGACTTTGCTCCGAAGCAAAGTTATGCATCATCGGTAATGGAAGCTTCAATGGAATTGACGTAAAGAAATACCGATTGGCAAACGAGCAAACCGATTCGCAAGCCGTTCGTCGGGAACTCGGTATTCCGATTGCGGCCACGGTGGTCGGGTTTGTCGGTAGATTCACCAAAGACAAAGGTATCACCGATCTGCTTTCCGCTTTAGAAATAGCTCGCAGCCAAGTTGCCGAACTGCACTGTGTTTTGCTGGGGGATTGGGATCAGAGCGATCCGGTCGATCCCGTGACTCGTTCGCGGATCGATGCCGAGCCCTGGATTCATACTCAGGGAAATGTCGACCGTCCGGAACAATGGTATCCGGTCTTCGATTTCTTGGCGTTGCCGAGCTACCGCGAAGGTTTTCCGACGGTCGTCCTGGAGGCTGCCGCGGCGGGGATTCCTACAATCGGTTATCGAGCAACTGGAACAAGCGATGCAATCGAAGACCAATCGACTGGCATTCTTGTCACGGTTGCAGATTGGGGAGCAATGGCGGATGCGATGGTATTACTTTCACACAACCGGAAGTTGCGAAACAAGCTTGGACAAAACGCGCAGCAGAGGATGGAACGGGACTTTCGTCCAGAGACGATCTGGGACGAATTGCAGGGGATCTATTCTGAGTCTTCGAAGCAATCGCGATGGAAGCAGCGAAACCAGTCCCTATCCGCTTCCGCCTACATTGGACGAAACCTTGATTCCGAGCGAACGGTATGA